One genomic window of Quercus robur chromosome 6, dhQueRobu3.1, whole genome shotgun sequence includes the following:
- the LOC126733191 gene encoding short-chain dehydrogenase ptmH-like, with product MEPDGKEVVLITGCSAGGIGHALARAFAAKNCQVVATSRSKVSMGDLEQDPRFFLQELDVLSHDSVQRVVSSVVEKYGHIDVLVNNAGVQCVGPLAEIPLSALQRTFDTNVYGPMRLVQAVVPHMASRRKGKIVNVGSIAALAPGPWAGVYTASKAALHALTDTLRLELRHFGIDVINVAPGAIRSNIGNAVIANYSQMPEWKLYKPFEAAIRARAHFSQGTKSTPSEEFAKKTVAAVLKKNPPAWFSSGHLSTAMAVMYHLPLFIRDFIIKIAMKG from the exons ATGGAACCTGACGGCAAAGAAGTGGTGCTAATCACGGGGTGTTCGGCTGGCGGTATAGGCCACGCGCTGGCACGCGCGTTCGCCGCCAAAAACTGCCAAGTCGTGGCAACGAGCAGGTCCAAGGTTTCGATGGGAGACTTAGAGCAGGATCCTAGGTTCTTCCTGCAAGAACTGGATGTCCTGTCCCACGACAGCGTGCAACGCGTGGTGTCCAGTGTCGTGGAGAAGTACGGTCACATAGATGTGCTGGTGAACAATGCTGGGGTCCAATGTGTAGGCCCTCTTGCTGAGATTCCTCTCTCTGCTCTCCAACGAACTTTTGATACCAATGTCTATG GTCCCATGCGGTTGGTTCAAGCTGTTGTACCTCACATGGCATCCAGGAGAAAGGGAAAGATTGTCAATGTTGGAAGTATTGCTGCTCTGGCTCCGGGACCATGGGCTGGTGTATATACTGCATCCAAAgctgctcttcatgcattgaccgACACATTGAG ATTGGAACTAAGACATTTTGGGATCGATGTTATCAATGTTGCCCCAGGAGCTATTAGGTCAAACATAGGAAATGCTGTCATAGCTAACTACAGCCAAATGCCTGAGTGGAAGTTGTACAAACCTTTTGAAGCTGCCATCCGGGCCAGGGCCCATTTTTCACAAGGAACTAAGTCAACCCCTTCGGAGGAGTTCGCGAAGAAGACTGTGGCTGCAGTGCTGAAGAAGAATCCTCCAGCCTGGTTCTCCTCTGGTCATCTCTCCACCGCAATGGCAGTCATGTACCATCTGCCCCTCTTTATTAGAGATTTCATAATTAAGATAGCAATGAAAGGTTGA